The DNA region GCGCGACACCGCCGAAGCCGCCAAGTGGGGCTGATTCTCCCTATGCACGAGGCCTGTTCGACGGTGAGGCGGTGATTGGGGTGACTGTGGCACCCAACGCCGCCGAACTCACCGTCGAGCAGGCCTGGTACATCGCCGAAACCGTCGGCGCCGGATCTTTTCCGTGGGTGTTGGCGATCACCATGCCCTACACCGACGCCGGGGAACGCGGCGCGTTCATGGCACGTCAGCGTGACGAGCTGACCCGGATGGGAGTCGTCTCCCCGGAGGGCACGGTCAATCCGGCTGTGGCCGAATGGATCCGGGTGGTGTGCTTCCCGGACCGCTGGCTGGACCTGCGCTATGTGAGTTCGTCCGCCGGCGGGACGCCCGAGATGTTGCGGGGCATCGTCGCGCGCCGCGACGGCGGCACCGGAAAATCCGGCCGCACCGTGGTGGCGCTGCGCAACGCCCAATTGGTCACCTTCACGATGATGGACATCGACGACCCCCGGCTGCTGGTGCCGGTGCTCGGCGCGGGCCTGCGGCAGCGGCCGCCGGCCCGATTCGACGAGTTCACCCTGCCCGCCCGCGTCGGCGCCCGCGCCGACGAACGGCTGCGTGCCGGTACCCCACTTACCGAAGTGCTTGACTACCTGGGTATTCCAGCCTCGGCACGCCCGATCGTCGAGTCGGTGTTCAGCGGCCCGCGCAGTTACGTCGAGGTCGTCGCCGGTTGCGCGCGAGACGGGCGGCACACCACCACCGACGTCGGAATGAGTCTGGTCGACACCGATGCGGGCCGCATTCTGGTCACGCCGTCGCAAGCCTTCGACGGTGAATGGGTGTCGACGTTCCGCCCCGGGAACGACTTTGCGACCGCGGTCGCGATCGAACAGCTGACCGCCACCCTGCCCGAGGGCAGCTGGTTCCCCGGTCAACGGCTGTCCAGAGATTTCACCACCCAGCTGTCCTGAACAGCACGAACAACGTCCTTGTAGAGAAACAGAATAGGGAACACCAATGACCGAAGCTCCGGTGCTGACCAGCGCCGTCATGCCGATCGTCCGCATCGCGGTGCTGTCCGACAGCCGGCTCACCGAGATGGCCGTGCCCGCGGAACTGCCGCTGCGCGAAATCCTGCCCGCGGTACAGCGCCTGGTATCGCCCGACACCGGCGACGACGGCGAATCCGGTGACGGCGCGGCGACCCGGCTGAGCCTGGCGCCGGTCGGCGGCGCTCCGTTCAGCCTGGACGCCAGCCTGGACACCGTCGGGGTGGTGGACGGCGACCTGCTGGCGCTGCGTCCGGTGCCGGTCGGTCCGGCCGCGCCCGGCATCGTCGAGGACATCGCCGACGCCGCCGTGATCTTCTCCGCGTCCCGGCGTAAGCCCTGGGGCGCCCAGCACATTCAGCGTGCCGCGCTGGCCGCCGGATCCGGCCTGGTGCTGGCCGCCACCGGCCTGGCCGCCGCACACCGTGCGCTGACCGGTGAACCGGCCGGCCTGGTCGCGGCCGGCGTCATCGCGCTGCTCACGGTGCTGGCCGCGCTGGCCTGCCGCACCCGGTCGGCCGAGGCCGCCCTGACCCTGTCGATCGCCGCCCTGGCACCGGTCGCCGCGGCCGGTGCCCTGGCCGTGCCGGGAGCGTTCGGTTCGGCACACCTGGTGCTGGGTGCGGCCGCGGTCAGTGCCTGGTCGTTGATCTGCCTGATTTTGCCCCCGGGCGGCCGTGGTGAGCGCGGGATCGCGTTCTTCACCGCTGCGACGGTGGTGGGCGTCGGCGTGCTGGCCGCCGCCGCGGTCAAGACCTTCTGGGCGCTGCCGCCGCTCAGCCTCGGATGCGGCCTGATCGCCGCATCGCTGCTGCTGACCGTTGCCGCACCGCAGGTTTCGGCGTTGTGGGCACGGCTGCCGCTGCCGGTCATCCCCGCCCCGGGCGACCCCACCCCGTCGGCGCTGCCGCAGAGCGTGCTGGAGGACCTGCCGCGCCGGGTCCGGGTCACCGACGCCCACCAGACCGGTTTCATCGCCGGCTCGGTGCTGCTGGCCGTGCTCGGATCGGTCGCGATCGCCTTTGCCCCCGAAGGTCTTTCGGGCTGGGCCTGGTACGTGGTCGCCGGTATCGCCGTCGCCTCGGTGCTGCGGGCGCGGGTGTGGGACTCGGCGTGGTGCAAGGCCTGGCTGCTGGCCGAGCCGCACCTGACCGCAATCGCCCTGCTGGTCGGCTACGCGGCCACCGGTCGCTACGCCGCGGCGCTGGGCGCGGTGCTGGTCCTGACCGCCCTGGTGGCGGTCTGGGCGGTGGTCTCGCTGAGCCCGACCGTCGCGTCGCCGGACAGCTATTCGCTGCCGGTGCGGCGTCTGGTGGGCTTCCTGGCCTCCGGCGTCGACGCCAGCCTGATCCCGGTGATGGCATACCTGGTCGGCATCTTCACCTGGGTGCTGTCTCGATGAAGCAGGCGGTTCGTGCGACGGGCATCGCCGCACTGGCCGTGCTGCTGACCGCCGCACCGGCCCTGGCGATCACCCCGCCGAACGTGGACCCGACGGTGCCGCCGCCCAGTGGGGCGCCCGGACCCGTCGCGGCGATGGAACAGCGCGGCGACTGCGTCAGTTCGGGCCTGCTGCCCGGCGGCGACATCAACGCCACCCCGGCGGGCCAGCGGATGCTGGATCTGCCGTCGGCCTGGCAGTTCACCCGCGGCGAGGGCCAGACGGTGGCCGTCATCGGCACCGGTGTCCGGCCCGGGCCCCGGCTGCCGGTGGTGGACGCCGGCGGTGACTACATCGGCACCACCGACGGACTGACCGACTGCGACGGGCACGGCACGCTGGTGGCCGGCATCGTGGCGGGCCAGCCCGGCGATGACGGCTTCACCGGAGTGGCTCCTGAGGCCAGACTGCTGTCGTTGCGCACCGCGTCGGCCACCATCTCGCCGCGACTGGGCGGGGACGACCCCCGCACCACCCGGGTGGTCACCGACATCACGGCCCTGGCGCGTGCCGTCGTGCACGCCGCCGACCTGGGTGCGCGGGTCATCACCATCTCCACAACCACCTGTGTTCCGGCCGACCACAACGTCGACCAGATGGCACTGGGTGCGGCCCTGCGCTACGCCGCGGTCGAGAAGGATGCGCTGATCGTCGCCGCGGCCGGTGACGCCGGCCAGACCGGCTCGGTCGGCGGCGGAAGCGAAGCGTGCGAGTCCAATCCCCTCACCGACCTGAGCCGACCGCAGGATCCACGCAACTGGGCCGGCGTCACCTCGCTGTCGGTGCCGTCGTGGTGGCACCCCTACGTGCTGTCGGTGGCGTCCCTGTCCGCCGACGGGCAGCCGTCCGGGTTCACCATGGCCGGGCCGTGGGTCGGCATCGCCGCGCCCGGTGAGGACATCGTCTCGGTGAGCAACCGCGACGACGGTGGCCTGGCCAATGCGCTGCCCGGCAACCAGGGCAAGCCGGTGCCGCTCAGCGGTACCGGGTACGCGGCCGGGTACGTCGCCGGGGTGGCCGCACTGGTGCGCAGTCGCTTCCCCGAGCTGACCGCGATGCAGGTCGCACACCGACTGGTCGCCACCGCGCACAACGCGGCGCGCACACCGTCCGCTCTGGTGGGAGCCGGAATCATCGACCCGGTGGCGGCACTGACCTGGGAATTGCCGCCCCTTGCGGACCCGACCGCCGCACCCGCCAAAAAGATCACCCCGCCCCCGGCGCCCGAACCGGCCGACCCGGCGCCGCGCGTCGTGGCCTTCGCCGGAACCGCGTTGCTGGCCGGGCTGGTCGTCGCCGTCGCCACCGGCGCCGCGGCAGCCGCCCGCCGACGAAAGGAAAACCAGCTGTGAGCACCCTCGGAACCACCGTTCCCCGGCCCGGACCGGCCCGAATCACCCTGGTACTGCTGGCCGTGGTGCCCGCGATGATGGCCAGCCCGTGGGAGACCACCGCGCAGCGTTGGGCACTCGCGGTGGGCATCCTGGTGGCGGTACTGCTGCTCGGTTGGTGGCGTGGGCTGCACTTCACCACGATCGCCCGTCGCCGCCTGGCGATGCTGCGCTCGGGCGGCGGTGCGCACTCCGGCCGCCGCGAGGCCTCCGGGGCACGGGCCACCGCCGCGGTGCGGATCACCGCCGGCGCCGCGCAGGACGAGTTGCCGGTGGAGGTGATCGCCGGCTACCTGAACCGCTACGGCCTGCGCGCCGACGGGGTGCGCATCACCAGTCGCACCACCCGCGCGGACGGTGACGCGGCCGGCACCCAGACCTGGGTCGGCCTGACCTGTTCGGCCGCACCGAATCTGGCCGCATTGCAGGCCCGCTCGGCGTCCATTCCGCTGCAGCGGACCGTCGATGTCGCGGTCCGTCGCCTGGCGGATCACCTCCGCGAAATCGGTTGGGAAACCACGATGGTCGCCACCGACGAGATCCCGTCGCTGATCGACGGAAGCGCTCGGGAGACCTGGCGTTCGGTGGTCGACGGCTCGGGTGATCACGTCGCGGCCTACCGGGTCAGCATCGATGCGGCACTGGCGGACACGCTGAGCCGGATCCGGGCCGTCAACGCCGACGAGACGTGGACCGCACTGGAATTCGCCGAGGACGCCGGACGCCGTACCGTCGCGGCGGCCTGCGCGCTGCGGACCGGTGCCGCCCCCGACGGCGGTGCACCGCTGGCCGGTCTGGTGCCGCAACAGGGGGACCACCGTAGCGCTCTGCTGCGGCTGCACCCGTTGTCCGGCGGCGCCCTCGACGGCCACACCCCGCTGCCCGGCGACGATCTCGCCGGCCTGCGGTGGCCGGTGCCGACCGCGGTCGCTGCCCGCTAGAGCATGTACGGCCGCAGGAACTTGGTCATCCTGCGCAGGTAGGTCGGCTGGCTGACGTGCAGGATGTGGTTTCCCGGGAACCAGTGCAGCGCGCACCGATCCCAGTGCTGCCACAGCATTTCGGCTTGTTCCGGCGGAGCCAGGCGGTCGCCCAGGCCGGTGATGATCAGTCGCCGGTCCCGGGCGACCAGCGGGGTGTAGTTCAGCGGCGAATGATAGGCGTTCGCGGCGGCCAGATCTGCTGGGGCGATGTGCCCCATGCGCTGGCCGCCGCGCATCAGCATGTTGGCCGGGAACCAGTCGCGGATCTCGTCTTCGACCGACACCACCGGCACGTTCGGGACCACCGCCTGCAGTCGGGGTTCGACGGCGGCCAGCAGCGCGCTGGTGTAGCCGCCCAGCGACAGGCCGGTCAGTGCGAAGCGATCGACGCCGGTGGACTCCAGATGATCGAGCATCGAACGGAAGTCGTGCACCGCCTGCGCCATCGCTTCGGCGAATCCCGCCATGCCGTGCGAGAAATAACCGTAGCCGCTGAACGGTGAGTGCCTTTCGGCGCGGCGGCCGTGGAACGGCAGGGTGAACAGCGCGATGTCGTAGCCGGACCGGAAAAACCATGGCAGCGAGAAGAAGACACCGTTGAACAGGTACGCCGAACCCATGAAGCCGTGGATGACGCAGAGTGTCGGCCGTGGCCCGTCGTCGTGACGCCAGTGCTGGAACCGCGCGGTGTTGTTGTTCTTCAACGAGTTCCAGGTCTGACGCATCGACGGGTTGACCGCCTGGAACCCGCTGCGGAACGACACGTTCTCGACCGTGCCGTGCGCGATGCGCTCCGCGATGGGATTGGCCCGCCGCGCCGAGACCCGCGGCGGCGCGGCAGGGGCCGGAAAGGACTGCACCGGATCGTGTTCGGCGGCCAACTCGGTGTAGAACGCCAGGCGTTCCCGTTCCTGCCCCGAATCTCTACCGCCCACCACCGTGGCGAGCACTTCCGGAACCATCGCCGCGGCAACCATGGACGCGACCGCGGTCCGCAGCCCGATATCGGCGACCGCCGAGGCGTCCACGATCAACTTCTCCCGCAACGACAACTCGCTGCGCAGCGGCAACCCCCGGGCGTCGGCGTCGGCGCCGGGTACATCGGGAATCGGAATGGGTGAGATCAACGGCGGCACGTCAGTGGTCATGGTCGCCCCCCGGGGTGTCGATGATGCCCTTGCTGCCTCACGCGGATGGTAACCCGATGCCGAACAGTCGCGCGGCGTTGTCGTGGAACACCGCCCGCAACCAGTCGTCGTCGATACCCGGCACGGCGGTGACCGCGTCGAGGGCCTCCCGGTAGCCGTAGGGGATGTTCGGGAAGTCGCTGCCGAACAGGATCCGGTCGCCGGCGGCGCGCAGTCGCGGATCCGCCCCGCCGGGGAACGGCATCATCTCGCCGACGAATGCGGTGAACGCCATGGTGGTGTCCAGATGTACGGCACGCGAATCGAGGCAGATATCGAGGAATTCGTCGTACTCCGGCATGCCCATGTGCGCGATGATCAACGGCAGCCCCGGATGCCGGCCCAGCAGTCGGCGCACCGGTTCGGCGCCGGTGAACCGGCCGGGCTGCGGGCCCGACCCGCAGTGGATGACGACCGGTATCGCGGCGTCCGCGATCGTTCCCCACACCTCGTCGAGCAGCGGATCGTTCGGGTCGTAGTCGCCGACCTGGATGTGCGCCTTGAAGACCCGCGTTCCGCCCCGGATCGCCTCCTCGACGTAGCCGGCGGCCTCCGGTTCGGGATAGAACGTCGCAGTCGGCAGGCAATCCGGTGTCTCGCGGGCGAATTGGGCGGCCCACTGGTTGAGCCAGGCCGCCATCTGCGGCTTGTGCGGGTAGACCAGGGAGGTGAAACGGCGGACGCCGAAGGCACGCAACGCCGCCACGCGTTCGGATTCGGCCAGCCGGTAGTTGATGGGCCAGGGGCGGCCCACCATGGGTCCGGCCGAATCGAAGTACCGCCACACCTTGTCCAGCACCGATTTCGGCATGAAATGGGTGTGGACGTCGATGATTCCGGGCAGGTCGAGGTCGGTCCAGACCGCCCGGACCCCGGCGGCCTCGTCGGCGGGTGTCATGCGCGCTCCCAACTGTTCTCGGATACGAACTCGTCCAGCGGCCGGCGGTAGGCCCAGTCGTCGATCTCCAGGGCCGGACGGTCCGGGAACTCCGGGACCGGGCCCAGGCACAGGATCGCCACCGGATCGGCATCGGCGGGCATGGCCAACAGTTCGGCCAGCGCCCGCGGCTCGAACAACGACACCCAGCCCATCCCCAGTCCCTCGGCCCGGGCCGCCAGCCACAGGTTCTGGATCGCACACGAGACCGAGGCCAGATCCATCTGCGGCAGCGTTCGGCGACCGAAGATATGCGCGTCGCGTCCTTCCCGCAGCGCCACCACCAACAACTCCGCGCAGTCCCGGATGCCCTCCACCTTCAGGGCGAGGAACTCCTGCTCCCGGTGGCCCAGCGCGGCGGCGGTGCGGTGCCGCTCCTCGTCGACCAGGGCGTGGATGCGCTGCCGAAGGGCGTCGTCGGTGATCCGGACGAACCGCCACGGTTGCATCAGGCCCACGCTCGGTGCGGCGTGGGCGGCCGCCAGCAGGCGTGCCAGTACGGCGGTGTCGACCACACTGCCGGGGACGAAGCGGCGCATGTCGCGCCGTTCGGCGATCGCCCGGTACACGGCTTGGCGCTCCTGCCCGGTGAACGAAGGATCAGCCACGCGATCATGGTAGGAGTCACACGAAGGGACGCTCGCCATGAAACGTGCGCAACCGCTCGATCAATTCGCCGGGACCGCCGCCGTCGACCTGGTCTACGGCGAACCCCACCAGACCGCCGATGGCGCCACCGTGATCACCGCCGCGCGTGTCAGCGCGGCGGGTCCGGACGGATCGGCGGTGACCGCGACGCCGCTCGGGGTGATGGTGATCCGCGGCGATCAGGCCCGATGGGTGGCCGCGGTGGATGCCGACCGGATCGCGCTGCTGGGGGTGCTGACCGGGTTGCTGTCGGCGGTCATCGCCTCGCTGGCCGTGCTGCGCCGCCCGCCCTGGCCGGACCTGCGGGCCGTCGGGGCCGGACGCGGGGAGAACTGAGGCGGTGCGAGCTACGTCCGGGCGCACACCGGCACTGATCTCGATCGCCGTCGCCGTGGCGGTCTACGTGACGATGTTGGTGGGCTACCGTCAGGGATGGGGCTGGTTGGCCGGCGCCGATACCGCGGCGCTGAACGCCGGCTACGACATCGCGGTGCAACATCCGGTCTGGGTCAGATTCTGGGACGGGATCTCCACGGTGTTCGAGCCGGCGGTGTTCCGGCTGGCCGGCATGGTGCTGATCGTGGTCGCGCTGCTGCGTCGGCGACCCCGTGCCGCATTGTTCCTGCTGGTGTCGGTGGAGTTGACGTCGATCCTGACGGTGCTGGCCAAAGGGTCGGTGGGCCGGCCGAGGCCGGCGACGGCACTGGTGGCGGCGTCGTCGACGTCGTTCCCGTCCGGGCACGCCCTCGGGGTGGTGATCGGCGTCGGAGCCCTGCTGGCGGTGGTACTGCCGACACTGCGGGCCAACGCCCGGCGGGCGGCGTTGATCGTCGGCGCGCTGGTGGTGGTCGCGGTCGGGGTGGCCCGGGTGGCCCTCAACGTGCACCATCCCTCCGATGTGCTGGCAGGCTGGGCACTGGGTTGGGCATACCTGATGGCCTGGGTGCTGGCGCTCAATCCGGGCGAGGAGGGAGTCCACCGATGAGCGAACATGCCGCCGACCCGGTGGGGGAGCTGGTCTGCTCCCGCAAGGGCTGCAGCGCCGACGCGCTGTTCGGCATGCTGTGGAACAACCCGAAACTGCACACCCCCGAACGTCGTAAGGTCTGGTTGACCTGTCCGGAGCACCGGGAATACTTCCGGGACTATCTGTCCTCGCGCGGTCTGCTCAAATCCGAAGTGCCGGTCGACGAACTGGAACGGCGGAATCCCGGCGCGCCGTGACCGGTGTTTGACCCGCCTCCAGCGTCAACAGATGATGACGGGATGCGCCGATTTCTGAGCTTGTTCAGCGCTGCCCTGTGCACGGCCGTGGTGACGCTGGCCGCCGCACCCGGCGCCCAAGCGGACCTGGTGCCGTGGTTCGCCAAGGCGGTGGGCAACGCCAACCAGGTGATCTCCGTCGTCGGCGTCGGCGGCTCCGACGCCAAGATGGACGTCTACCAACGCGGCCCCACCGGCTGGCAGGCGGTGGCCGCCGGGATTCCCGCCCACGTCGGCTCGGCGGGGATGGCTCAGAAGGCCAAGAGCGGACACCCGGCCACCCCGATGGGCGTCTTCACCCTGCCGTACGCGTTCGGCACCGCACCGAATCCCGGTGGGGGACTGCAGTATGTACAGGTCGGCCCCGATCACTGGTGGGACGGCGACGACAACAGCCCGACCTTCAACACCATGCAGGTGTGCAAGAAGGCGCAGTGCGCGTTCAACACCAACGCGAGTGAGAACCTCGAGATCCCGCAGTACAAGCACGCCGTGGTGATGGGGGTCAACACCGCCCGCACCCCCGGTGACGGCGCGGGCTTCTTCTTCCACACCACCGACGGCGGTCCGACCGCCGGCTGCGTGGCCATCGACGACGCCAAACTGGTGCAGATCATCCAGTGGCTGCGGCCCGGCGCCGTGATGGCGATCGCGCAGTAGATCTCAGGACTGTTCGCAGTAGGCCGCCCGGGCGATGCTCACGAACTGCGACGCCCGGGTCAGCGTCAGGCTCGGGTTGGCGTTCTTGACCGCCTTGGCCGCCTGATTGGCCGAGTGCCCCGAGGTCAGGTAGTCACACACCGAATGCCCGCCGGCCACGGCGTCGGCGGCATCCGGGTAGGTGATGCCCATCTTGTCGAGCGCGCCCAGGAAGTTGCCGTCGCCGGGATCGGCGGCCGCCGGCACGGCCACCCCCAGCGCACCGGCCAGCGCGAACGCGGCCACCAGGTTTCTGCGAGCGGTCATCGTCGTCTCCCGGGTCAGTGGTCGGATTCGTCGGGGCAGAACGCCGCTTCGGAGAAGGCCACGAACCGCGCGGAGTTCTTCACCGACAGGCTCCGGTTGGAGATCCGCACGGCGCGCGCCGCGGCGTCCCGGCTATGCCCGGCGTGCAGGTAGTCGCAGACCTCCCGGCCCACCGCGACGGCGTCCTGCGGTTGGGTGTATTCGATTCCGGCCTGGTCGATCGCGCCGATGAACGCGCCGTCCGGGTCCGGACCGGCGGAAGCGGGAGCCGCAAGGCACAGCAGCCCGGCAGCGCCGGCCGCGGCCACGAACCATCGAAAATGCCTCATAGTCACAGCAGCATCCACTCCACGAATTAACCTGCAGCAGCGCTGAAATGAATTGCGGGTGAACGTAATTACTCTGGCAGATGCCTGTGTGATGGCTGGAAGTTTGACAGTTCACGGAGACGACCACCTCCCGGTAACCCGGGGTTCATTTTCGGCGCGTTTCGTGAGCGCCACCCGGCCGCCTGCCGCTCGCCGCAGACCGGCGGCCACCATCGAGGGAGGGCGTCGTGTATCTGGACTTTGGGGTGCTACCCCCGGAGATCAACTCCGGACGGATCTGTTCGGGCCCCGGATCGGGGTCACTGTTGGCCGCGGCGTCGGCCTGGGAGAACCTCGCCGCCGAACTACACACCGCGGCCGCAAGCTACGCCTCGGTGACCTCGGGGCTGGCCGACGGAGCGTGGACCGGCCCGGCGGCGACGGCGATGGCGGCGGCCGCGGCTCCGTATGCGACGTGGCTGCGCGGTGCCGGAACCCGGGCCGAACAGACCGCACGCCAGGCCGTCGCCGGTGCCGCGGCCTACGCGGAGGCGCTGGCGGCGGTGGTCCCCCCGCCGGCGATCACCGCCAACCGGATGCTGCTGCAGCAACTGGTCGCCACGAACTTCTTCGGGCAGAACTCCCCGGCGATCGGCGAGACCGAAAGCCGGTACGCGCAGATGTGGGCCCAGGACGCGGCCGCAATGTATCGCTACAGCGGATCCGCGGCGGCGGCCTCGACGCTGAACTCCTTCACCCCGCCCCCGCAGACCACCGACGCCGCGGCACCGGCCGCCCAGGCCGCCGCCGGAACGGCCGCCGGAACCGGTGCCGCCGACACGCTGGCATCGATCATCGGGTCGTTCTCGCCCTACACCGGGTTGATCACCCAGGGACTGAGCGCCACCATGACCAGCTGGTCGGGTACGGCGAACATGCTCAGCAACATCAACAACGGCATCGGGCTGGTCGCGTTCAACGCCGAGAACCCCGGCGGCCTCGGCGAGATCCTCAGCCCGCCGAAGATCGGGCCGGCCGGATTGGGGCTGGGCGACCTGGGACTGGGGAAGGCCGGGCTGGCCGGCGTCAACGTGGGCGGCGCGGGGGCACCCCACGCGGGATTGTCGGCCGGCGCGGGCAACGCGCTCAAGATCGGGGCCCTGACCGTGCCGCCCGGTTGGGCGATGCCCGCCACCTCGGCGTCGACGAGCGGGCCGGCGCCGGTCGCCGCGGGCATCTCCGCACCGGCCGGCGGTGTACCGGGTGGAGCGTTCGGTGAGACCATGCTCGGCACCCTGGCCGGCCGCGGACTCGGTGCAGCGACGTCGCGCGCCGCCGCGCAGCGCCGGACCGTGGTGCCCCGCCCGCCGGCCGCCGGTTGATCGGCCCCGCCATGGATTTCGCGCTGCTCCCGCCGGAGGTGAACTCCGGCCGGATGTACACCGGCCCCGGTGCCGCGCCGATGCTCGCCGCGGCCTCGGCCTGGGATGCACTGGCCGCCGAACTGGAGGTCGCGGCCGTCGGCTACGACGGGGTGATCGCGAGCCTGATCGGCCACGCCTGGTCCGGCCCGACATCGGTGGCGATGGCCGGCGCGGCGGCGCCGTATGTGGCGTGGCTGCAGACGGGCGCGGCCAAAGCCGAACAATCCGCGATGCAGGCCAGGGCGGTGGCCGCAGCCTACGAGGCCGCGTTCGCCGCGACGGTCCCGCCCGCGGTGGTGGCCGACAATCGGGCCCTGCTCGCCGTGCTGGTCGTCACCAATTTCTTCGGGCAGAACACCCCGGCGATCGCGGCCGCCGAGGCGGCCTACGCGGAGATGTGGGCGCAGGACGCCGCCGCGATGTACGGCTACGCCGCCACTGCCGCACCGGCCAGCGCCCTGCCGAAGTTCGAGCGGGCGCCGCAGACCACCCACCCGGAGGCCCCGGCGAGCAGCCCGTCGTGGTGGGACACGCTCAACGCCGAGGTGGGCCAGATTTCACCGTTCACCAGCGTCGCCTCCAGCGGGCTGAGCTTCGATTCCGGGATGTACACCGTGGTCAGCAACGGTGCCGGCTGGGGGCGGTTGGTCTACGTCCGCGGTGGCGCCGGCGGGGCGTTGACGTTCGAGGGGATCGGGCCGCGCGGTGTGCTGTCCGCGGCCGCCAGGCCGGTGATCGGACCGGGGCTGGGCAGGGCCGTCCCGATCGGCGGACTATCGGTGCCGCCGAGTTGGGCCGCGGCCGCACCGGAGACGAAGGCGGTGGGCTACACGCTGGCCGCCGCCGAGTCCCCGCGGCCGGCCGCGGTCGGCCTGCCACCGGGAACCGCATGCCAGGAAGCGCTGATGGGAACCACCGCGGGCCAGGGTGCTACTCCCGAGGCCGACGCGCGTCGCACCCGGCAGGCCGGTGGCAAGAAAGACGATCAGGACGCGAAACCGGTCAGCACGTTGACCAACGGCAGTGGCTGGTTGGCGTCGTCGTGGGCGTACCACACCCGGCCGCGTGCTTCCCGGCCGTTGCCGACGCACTGGCGGACCGGCTAGGGCCGGTCCCGGGCGCGCTGCAGATAGTGACTGACCATGTCGATGAGCACCCGCCGCTCGGTCTGCCAGTCGATCGGCTGGCCGATGCTCATCTGCGCCAACACGATTCCCCGCAGCGCAGCCCAGATCACCTCGGCCACACCGGCATCCGCGGGGTCGTCGGAGACCAGCCGGCCCAACCGGTTGATGGCCTCGTTGGTCTGCAGCAGGTGCTCGCGGGACTGTTCGCCCAGGCTGCCGCGGGTGGCCCGCAGGATCTCGAACGCCGCCAGCGAGACCGGGCTGGCGTAGCAGCGCCATGCGGTGTCGACCACCGCCTCGATACGTTCGCGCAACCCCAGTTCGTCGACGTCCACTGCGGACAGGCTGCTCAGCAACTCCGCGACCCCGTCGTCGACCACGGCCATCAGCAGGCCGTTGCGGTCGCCGAAGTGGTATTGGATGACGCCCCAGGTCACCCCCGCCCGCTCGGCCACGTGCTTGGCGGTCGCGGCGCCGAAGCCCTCCTCGGTGATGCAGCGCACCGTCTCGTCGATGATGGCCGCGCGGGTGTCGTCGCCGCGTTTGCGGGGCGCGCTGGTCCGCCGGGTGGGCCCGGAGGCCCGTACGGAACCGGCGGCATCAGTCATTGTTGACTTTATAACATAGACAACACTATTTTTTGATGCGTGACCGAATCCAGGTATGCGTCGCTGTCCCGCGACGAGTTGGCTGTGCTGGTGCCCGAGCTCTTGCTGATCGGGCACATGATCGACCGTTCCGGAATGGCATGGTGCATCTCCGAATTCGGTCGCGAGGAGATGGTGCAGATCGCCATCGAGGAGTGGGCGGGCTCCAGCCCGATCTACACCCGGCGGATGCAGAAGGCACTGGGCTTCGTCGGCGACGACGTACCGACGATCTTCAAGGGCATTCAGTTCGACATCGGATCGCCGCCGCAGTTCATGGACTTCCGCTTCACCGTCCACGACCGCTGGAACGGCGAATTCGAGCTGGCCAGCTGCGGCGCGCTGCTCGACGTGGAACCGATGGGCGAGGACTACGTGTTCGGGATGTGCCACACCATCGAAGACCCGACGTTCGACGCCACCGCGGTGGCCACCAATGTCAAAGCGCAGTGCCGTCCCGTGCACCGGCCTCCGCGCACCCCGGCCGACCGGTCGCCGCACTGCCAGTGGACCGTCATCATCGACGAGTCCTACCCGGACGCCCAGCCGATTCCCGCGCTGGCGGTGATCAGCGAAACCAAGGCCGCCAACTGGGA from Mycolicibacter sp. MU0083 includes:
- a CDS encoding PPE family protein, whose protein sequence is MYLDFGVLPPEINSGRICSGPGSGSLLAAASAWENLAAELHTAAASYASVTSGLADGAWTGPAATAMAAAAAPYATWLRGAGTRAEQTARQAVAGAAAYAEALAAVVPPPAITANRMLLQQLVATNFFGQNSPAIGETESRYAQMWAQDAAAMYRYSGSAAAASTLNSFTPPPQTTDAAAPAAQAAAGTAAGTGAADTLASIIGSFSPYTGLITQGLSATMTSWSGTANMLSNINNGIGLVAFNAENPGGLGEILSPPKIGPAGLGLGDLGLGKAGLAGVNVGGAGAPHAGLSAGAGNALKIGALTVPPGWAMPATSASTSGPAPVAAGISAPAGGVPGGAFGETMLGTLAGRGLGAATSRAAAQRRTVVPRPPAAG
- a CDS encoding PPE family protein yields the protein MDFALLPPEVNSGRMYTGPGAAPMLAAASAWDALAAELEVAAVGYDGVIASLIGHAWSGPTSVAMAGAAAPYVAWLQTGAAKAEQSAMQARAVAAAYEAAFAATVPPAVVADNRALLAVLVVTNFFGQNTPAIAAAEAAYAEMWAQDAAAMYGYAATAAPASALPKFERAPQTTHPEAPASSPSWWDTLNAEVGQISPFTSVASSGLSFDSGMYTVVSNGAGWGRLVYVRGGAGGALTFEGIGPRGVLSAAARPVIGPGLGRAVPIGGLSVPPSWAAAAPETKAVGYTLAAAESPRPAAVGLPPGTACQEALMGTTAGQGATPEADARRTRQAGGKKDDQDAKPVSTLTNGSGWLASSWAYHTRPRASRPLPTHWRTG
- a CDS encoding TetR/AcrR family transcriptional regulator produces the protein MTDAAGSVRASGPTRRTSAPRKRGDDTRAAIIDETVRCITEEGFGAATAKHVAERAGVTWGVIQYHFGDRNGLLMAVVDDGVAELLSSLSAVDVDELGLRERIEAVVDTAWRCYASPVSLAAFEILRATRGSLGEQSREHLLQTNEAINRLGRLVSDDPADAGVAEVIWAALRGIVLAQMSIGQPIDWQTERRVLIDMVSHYLQRARDRP